A genomic region of Streptomyces rimosus contains the following coding sequences:
- a CDS encoding NAD(P)-dependent alcohol dehydrogenase, with protein MKDRMMKAVLYDRYGGPDVLYTGRVPRPEPAPGEVLVKVRAFSVNGGELAVRAGRLRLLSGRKFPKRVGLDFTGEVAVRGAGVTRFAAGDCVWGVLGRTSGFGSAAEYVTVPAERVGRLPDGLDPVDAAALPVATTAITALRDKAGLRPGERLLVRGAAGGVGNAAVQLGRAYGAEVTALARAANLDFVRGLGAHKAVDHRAVRPAELGRFDVVLDTAGTDLRAFRRLLNPGGRMVTIAFDMKRPAASLGYLAASTVHGHGRVRFFSGNPTRADFDDLARHVVEGKLSPAVDTVFPLEETAAAHRALEAGGVQGKYVVRVA; from the coding sequence ATGAAGGACCGCATGATGAAGGCCGTGCTCTACGACCGCTATGGCGGCCCCGATGTGCTCTATACGGGCCGCGTGCCACGCCCCGAGCCGGCCCCCGGCGAGGTCCTGGTGAAGGTGCGCGCGTTCAGCGTCAACGGCGGCGAACTGGCAGTCCGTGCCGGCCGTCTCCGCCTGCTGAGCGGCCGGAAATTCCCCAAGCGCGTCGGCTTGGACTTCACCGGCGAGGTCGCCGTACGGGGGGCCGGAGTCACACGGTTCGCGGCCGGCGACTGCGTATGGGGGGTCTTGGGCCGCACCTCCGGGTTCGGCAGCGCCGCCGAGTACGTGACCGTGCCCGCCGAGCGGGTCGGCCGGCTCCCCGACGGCCTTGACCCGGTGGACGCCGCCGCGCTGCCGGTGGCCACCACGGCCATCACCGCGCTGCGGGACAAAGCAGGGCTGCGTCCCGGCGAACGACTCCTCGTCCGGGGCGCGGCGGGCGGTGTCGGCAACGCCGCCGTCCAGCTCGGACGGGCGTACGGCGCCGAGGTCACGGCCCTGGCCCGCGCAGCCAACCTCGACTTCGTCCGCGGGCTCGGCGCGCACAAGGCCGTCGACCACCGGGCCGTGCGGCCGGCGGAACTGGGCCGCTTCGACGTGGTCCTGGACACCGCGGGGACCGACCTGCGGGCCTTCCGGCGCCTGTTGAATCCGGGCGGGCGCATGGTCACCATCGCCTTCGACATGAAACGGCCCGCTGCGTCGCTCGGCTACCTCGCGGCCAGCACGGTCCACGGACACGGCCGGGTGCGCTTCTTCAGCGGCAACCCCACGCGGGCGGACTTCGACGACCTCGCCCGCCACGTGGTCGAGGGCAAGCTGAGCCCTGCGGTGGACACGGTCTTCCCCCTGGAGGAGACGGCAGCGGCACATCGGGCACTGGAGGCGGGCGGCGTCCAGGGCAAGTACGTGGTCAGGGTCGCGTAG
- a CDS encoding TetR/AcrR family transcriptional regulator — protein MAESSRITARDGVRADARRNRERVLVAARAVFAEHGIDAPMATVARRAGVGVATLYRHFPTRDALVRGAFAQQMETCARALTEALAAPDPWQGFQQLVETVCALQREERGFPAAFVAAFPESTSEHAQSRQHAERDFMTLVRRAQASGALRADFHPSDLAVVLLAHCGLVTALPDDGAASRRLVAYLLQSFRTDPANKPLPPPAALTLRSLPMATDGPQGQCPPRA, from the coding sequence ATGGCGGAATCCTCTCGGATCACAGCCCGGGACGGGGTGCGGGCGGACGCCCGGCGCAACCGGGAGCGCGTCCTCGTCGCCGCCCGTGCGGTCTTTGCGGAGCACGGGATCGACGCCCCGATGGCGACCGTGGCGCGACGGGCCGGGGTCGGCGTGGCGACGCTGTACCGGCATTTCCCGACCCGGGACGCCCTGGTGAGAGGCGCGTTCGCGCAGCAGATGGAGACCTGCGCGCGGGCGCTCACCGAGGCTCTGGCCGCCCCTGACCCGTGGCAGGGCTTCCAGCAGCTGGTCGAGACGGTCTGCGCTCTGCAACGGGAGGAACGCGGGTTCCCGGCCGCGTTCGTCGCGGCCTTCCCGGAAAGCACGTCGGAACACGCGCAGTCCCGGCAACACGCCGAGCGGGACTTCATGACCCTGGTACGCAGGGCCCAGGCGTCGGGCGCGCTGCGGGCCGATTTTCACCCTTCCGACCTCGCCGTGGTCCTGTTGGCACACTGCGGTCTGGTGACCGCCCTACCGGATGACGGTGCAGCGTCCCGGCGCCTGGTGGCCTATCTGCTCCAGTCGTTCCGCACCGACCCGGCCAACAAACCGCTGCCCCCGCCGGCTGCACTGACACTGCGCAGCCTCCCGATGGCAACTGACGGCCCCCAGGGGCAGTGCCCCCCACGAGCCTGA
- a CDS encoding GMC family oxidoreductase, protein MPAFDFVIVGAGTAGCVLAARLSQDVNTHVLLIEAGGSQVLPAQTSPPVWPTLLQTPANWGDFTVEQSATGTSVQLPRGRGLGGSSAINGMVFTRGHRSGYDRWPSQGAKGWGFDDLLPYFRRSETAVGRDPALRGIDGPLTVGPANPPHPVIEACLEAAAETGYARAPDISGGLEEGFGLTDLNIVDGRRQSAADAYLAPALERPNLSVVTNALVRRLRISGGRCVGVEYRTGTDEVSVDCAGEVVLTAGVIGSAQLLLLSGVGPQAHLADVGLTTVLDLPGVGARLHDHPIVSVTSSAARPLPPRRNNHGEAIGLIRSDPAVEEPDLQVVFVDVPSHLPSGKDPEDGYTIAVSAIRPYSRGTLRLASDDPGAAPVLDPGFYTDERDLTAVVAGVRLVREIGYAPALAPWRGREVVPGPDADDDDAVRGFVRRTLTSYCHPVGTCRMGADPLSVTGPDLRVHGIDGLRVADASVFPSIPSANTVATVYAVAERAADLLRGTA, encoded by the coding sequence GTGCCGGCATTCGACTTCGTCATCGTGGGCGCGGGGACGGCCGGCTGTGTGCTGGCGGCGAGGCTGTCGCAGGACGTGAACACTCATGTCCTGCTGATCGAGGCGGGTGGCTCACAGGTGCTGCCCGCGCAGACCTCGCCTCCCGTATGGCCCACCCTGCTCCAGACCCCCGCGAACTGGGGAGACTTCACCGTCGAGCAGTCGGCCACCGGCACATCCGTACAACTGCCGCGAGGGCGCGGGCTCGGCGGATCTTCGGCGATCAACGGCATGGTCTTCACCCGCGGCCACCGCTCCGGCTACGACCGGTGGCCCAGCCAGGGCGCCAAGGGCTGGGGCTTCGACGATCTGCTGCCGTACTTCCGGCGCAGTGAGACCGCGGTGGGCCGCGATCCGGCACTGCGCGGGATCGACGGCCCACTGACCGTGGGACCCGCCAACCCGCCGCATCCGGTCATCGAAGCGTGCCTGGAAGCGGCCGCGGAGACGGGGTATGCCAGGGCCCCCGACATCAGCGGCGGCCTGGAGGAGGGCTTCGGACTGACGGACCTCAACATCGTCGACGGCAGGCGGCAGAGCGCCGCCGACGCCTATCTCGCGCCGGCCCTGGAGCGGCCCAACCTGAGCGTCGTGACCAACGCCCTGGTGCGGCGGCTGCGCATCAGCGGCGGGCGCTGTGTCGGCGTGGAGTACCGCACCGGTACCGACGAGGTGAGCGTCGACTGCGCGGGTGAAGTCGTCCTGACTGCCGGTGTCATCGGCTCCGCACAGCTGCTGCTCCTGTCGGGGGTCGGCCCGCAGGCCCATCTGGCCGACGTGGGCCTCACGACCGTCCTCGACCTGCCGGGCGTCGGCGCCCGGCTCCACGACCATCCGATCGTCAGCGTCACGTCGAGCGCGGCCCGCCCGCTGCCGCCACGGCGCAACAACCACGGCGAAGCCATCGGTCTCATACGCAGCGATCCCGCTGTCGAAGAGCCGGACCTCCAGGTCGTCTTCGTCGACGTGCCTTCCCACCTGCCCTCGGGCAAGGACCCCGAGGACGGCTACACCATCGCTGTCTCCGCGATCCGCCCGTACAGCCGCGGCACGCTGCGGCTGGCAAGCGACGATCCCGGTGCGGCGCCGGTGCTCGACCCGGGTTTCTACACCGACGAGCGTGACCTGACGGCGGTCGTCGCCGGTGTGCGGCTCGTCCGGGAGATCGGCTACGCCCCGGCGCTCGCGCCGTGGCGTGGTCGGGAGGTGGTTCCCGGGCCGGACGCGGACGACGACGATGCCGTGCGCGGGTTCGTCCGCCGGACCCTCACCTCGTACTGCCATCCGGTGGGCACCTGCCGGATGGGGGCCGATCCCCTCTCTGTCACCGGGCCCGACCTGCGGGTCCACGGCATCGACGGACTCCGGGTCGCCGACGCCTCGGTGTTCCCGTCCATTCCGTCGGCGAATACGGTCGCCACGGTGTACGCCGTGGCCGAACGAGCCGCGGACCTGCTGCGCGGCACCGCCTAA